One window of the Dehalococcoidales bacterium genome contains the following:
- a CDS encoding NAD(P)-dependent oxidoreductase, with translation MAEILVTGGLGFIGTNLVHELESRGHRVRVCDLGQSPGPNYIRCDVREYRQLERIFDSHKFDYVYHLAAEYGRWNGEDYYENLWRTNVIGTKNILRIQEKLKFRMIFFSSAEVYGDYDGVMSEDVMDNIPIKQMNDYAMTKWVGEMQVLNSAAMFGTETVRVRPVNAYGPHEHHSPYRGVIPNFIYKALKDEPYTVYLGHQRIFDFVEDTCRTFANIADNFRPGEVYNVGSREDWEHDIKYVSDLILKNMGKDDSKVTYKPAEPFTTRVKHMDFSKIRGDLKHDPKIPLEEGIPRTIEWMRKVYGL, from the coding sequence ATGGCTGAGATACTGGTAACCGGCGGCCTGGGTTTCATCGGGACTAACCTCGTCCACGAGCTGGAGAGTCGAGGGCACCGTGTCCGGGTTTGCGACCTGGGCCAATCACCGGGACCGAACTATATTCGCTGTGATGTCAGGGAATACCGTCAGCTTGAGAGGATTTTCGACAGTCACAAATTCGACTACGTTTACCACCTCGCCGCTGAGTACGGGCGCTGGAACGGGGAAGACTACTATGAGAACCTCTGGCGGACTAACGTCATCGGCACCAAGAACATACTCAGAATCCAGGAGAAACTGAAGTTCCGCATGATTTTCTTCAGCAGCGCCGAAGTCTACGGCGACTACGATGGCGTCATGAGCGAGGACGTCATGGACAACATCCCCATCAAACAGATGAATGACTATGCCATGACCAAGTGGGTGGGAGAGATGCAGGTATTGAACTCAGCCGCCATGTTCGGTACCGAGACGGTCAGGGTCCGCCCCGTTAACGCCTACGGTCCCCATGAGCACCACAGCCCTTACCGCGGAGTAATACCGAATTTCATCTATAAAGCCTTAAAAGACGAGCCCTACACCGTTTACCTCGGACACCAGCGCATTTTCGATTTTGTTGAAGATACCTGCCGGACCTTTGCTAACATCGCGGACAATTTCAGGCCGGGAGAAGTCTATAACGTGGGCAGCCGGGAAGACTGGGAACATGATATCAAGTATGTCTCTGACCTCATCCTGAAAAACATGGGGAAAGATGATTCGAAGGTGACCTATAAGCCGGCGGAGCCATTTACCACCCGCGTCAAGCACATGGACTTCTCGAAAATAAGAGGAGACCTGAAGCACGACCCCAAAATTCCTCTGGAAGAGGGGATTCCGCGGACTATTGAATGGATGAGAAAGGTCTACGGGCTATAG
- a CDS encoding glycosyltransferase codes for MNILFVHEVDWLTKVVFDIHTLAESLSLLGHQVYAIDYENAWRRNRPFDLGTLKTREFNGVSRAFADAPVSLRRPGLIKLSGLSRVSAAFTHYLEIKRTIRQKKIDAIVLYSVATNGWQVLDIARKLSVPVIFRSIDILNQLVPYPYLRPATRLLERMVYTRADMILTLTPSLSRYVARLGAQGQRIKLLPMPVDTRIFYPYPAPAELRRRWNIAKEDKVILYIGTLFHFSGLDLVIRHFPEVVRQVPEARFLIVGDGPQRQKLEGIIGELGLEDRVVITGFEPYSTMPDYINLSTICLNPFLITGATREIFPGKIVQYLACAKAVLATPLPGLVAVTPGEEQGLAFAGSPEEMAEKLVKLLREPEYRQRLESNGLDYVRKVHGCENIAADLEARLEEAINEKRMATSPEGVSG; via the coding sequence ATGAACATCCTGTTCGTCCATGAAGTGGACTGGCTAACGAAGGTGGTATTCGATATCCATACCCTGGCCGAATCTTTATCGCTGCTGGGACATCAGGTTTATGCCATTGACTATGAAAATGCCTGGCGCCGCAACCGCCCCTTTGACCTGGGGACTCTCAAGACCCGTGAATTTAATGGCGTCTCACGTGCCTTTGCCGATGCCCCGGTGTCCCTGAGAAGACCGGGATTAATCAAGCTCAGCGGCTTGAGCCGGGTATCAGCCGCTTTTACCCATTACCTGGAAATCAAGAGGACAATAAGACAGAAAAAGATAGATGCTATTGTCCTTTACAGCGTAGCTACTAACGGGTGGCAGGTACTCGACATCGCCCGGAAGCTGTCTGTCCCCGTCATCTTCAGATCGATTGATATCCTGAACCAGCTGGTTCCTTACCCGTATTTGCGGCCAGCCACCAGGCTGCTGGAAAGGATGGTCTATACCCGTGCGGACATGATTCTGACACTGACGCCAAGCCTATCGCGCTATGTCGCCAGGTTAGGCGCTCAGGGGCAAAGGATAAAACTGCTGCCGATGCCGGTGGACACCAGAATCTTTTATCCCTACCCCGCTCCCGCCGAGCTTCGCCGCAGGTGGAACATCGCCAAAGAAGATAAAGTCATCCTGTATATCGGCACCCTCTTTCATTTCAGCGGCCTCGACCTGGTTATCCGCCACTTTCCGGAAGTGGTCAGGCAGGTCCCCGAGGCCAGGTTCCTCATTGTCGGTGACGGCCCGCAGCGCCAGAAACTGGAGGGCATTATTGGCGAACTGGGTCTGGAGGACAGGGTGGTCATTACCGGTTTCGAGCCATACAGCACTATGCCCGACTACATAAATCTGTCCACCATCTGCCTGAACCCTTTCCTCATAACCGGCGCCACCAGGGAGATCTTCCCGGGTAAGATTGTGCAGTACCTGGCCTGTGCTAAAGCGGTGCTGGCAACGCCGCTCCCCGGCCTGGTGGCGGTAACCCCCGGCGAAGAGCAGGGGCTGGCGTTTGCGGGCAGCCCTGAAGAGATGGCGGAGAAGCTGGTCAAACTTCTCCGGGAACCGGAATACCGGCAGCGCCTGGAGAGCAACGGGCTGGACTACGTCAGGAAAGTGCATGGCTGCGAGAACATAGCCGCAGACCTGGAGGCGAGACTGGAGGAGGCAATCAACGAGAAACGCATGGCGACTTCTCCTGAAGGAGTATCAGGGTAA
- a CDS encoding DUF998 domain-containing protein — protein sequence MVKITLIRLLYACGIAAPPTIILIIIISGMITPGYNPVTDSISTLSDQSSLTPGLMSTGFIVFGILMLCFSAGLYLGLEWSIKSAVIGITFALYGLGMVFGGVFQDSPGIAGMSINVEGVMHNVAITTAFFSLLVGMLLFVKRVHKIPSWYWFTRFTLAAIGIGLLLSIVFIVASHVTYSGLVQRVFYIIPMICIELVSIGLLRLSFKLR from the coding sequence ATGGTAAAGATAACTTTAATTCGCTTACTCTACGCCTGCGGGATCGCAGCCCCACCAACGATTATTCTTATTATCATCATCTCCGGAATGATAACGCCCGGGTATAATCCTGTGACTGATTCAATCAGTACCTTGAGTGACCAGAGCAGTCTTACGCCCGGACTGATGAGCACCGGTTTTATAGTATTTGGTATTTTGATGTTGTGCTTTTCTGCTGGGCTATATCTGGGATTGGAATGGAGCATAAAATCAGCGGTAATAGGGATTACCTTTGCCCTTTACGGTCTGGGGATGGTCTTTGGTGGCGTTTTTCAGGACAGCCCTGGCATAGCTGGAATGTCCATAAACGTTGAAGGTGTTATGCATAACGTTGCTATCACGACGGCTTTTTTCTCGTTGCTAGTGGGTATGCTGCTATTTGTAAAAAGGGTGCATAAAATACCGTCCTGGTACTGGTTTACACGGTTTACCCTGGCGGCGATTGGAATCGGTTTGCTGTTATCAATAGTGTTTATCGTTGCGTCTCACGTGACTTATTCAGGTCTGGTACAACGTGTTTTCTATATCATTCCAATGATCTGTATAGAACTGGTTTCCATAGGGCTTCTCCGGCTATCATTCAAACTACGTTGA
- a CDS encoding oligosaccharyl transferase, archaeosortase A system-associated — MYLRVYLPYDTVFSGDWVKFTGVDAYYHAHLVDIIVRNFPHLPDYSPYLIYPGGAGVGNTRFFDWLLAGIIWTIGLGSPTGHTIDIIGVYFPAILGALTVIPVYFLGKELFGRGAGVLAAGLIAILPGEFLGRSILGFTDHHVAETLFTSITILFLVLAIKTANRRQLTFHHLKRRDWSVSARPVTYSLLAGFFMGIYIFTFPGALLFVFLIFLYFVVQFIIDHLKNKSTAYLCIIGVIFFLLPLVTGRLIFVDQYFRFSLFIALLTPLVLYGISWLMTRKAIKPIYYPLSLVGLGLAGVGILYLASPSLIETMLSAFSVFRPTGAALTTIERQPIFRPWQDNPLVLVWGNFTISFFFSIIVLAYFVVFRFKQMSAEKNLLIVWSLVILAATIGQRRFAYYFAVNVALLSGYLSWQALRLAGFQDTGAVIKEAPKPSRRTTRPKDRSSHAINLVNKTLAVLIVFMIVYLPNLVPIVPNVTTAIDTARRPQFAPSDAWVSALDWMRENTPEPFNDPDAYYRLHRKPSPGGSFEYPESAYGVSAWWDYGYWITRIAHRIPNANPSQDRIPVTNIASFFTAQDEDSASKLREELDSSYVVIDHDTAYINPQTGSGKFYAVATWAGKNPAEFFDVYLTPRDNVLAATLYFYPEYYRSLAVHLYNFDGKEVTPETVPVIAYEERTDSTGRVFRIVTGQEQFDTYQEAEEYVSSRESGNYQIVGANPVISPVPLEALDNYRLVHSSDILVAVPGGATLPEVKVFEYIGTGSRVVD; from the coding sequence CTGTATCTCCGGGTCTACCTTCCTTATGATACGGTCTTCAGCGGCGACTGGGTAAAGTTTACCGGTGTTGACGCTTACTATCACGCACATCTTGTTGACATCATTGTCCGCAACTTTCCCCACCTCCCTGATTATAGCCCGTACCTGATCTACCCCGGAGGGGCCGGAGTGGGCAATACCCGTTTCTTTGACTGGCTTCTGGCCGGTATCATCTGGACAATCGGTCTGGGCTCACCAACCGGGCATACCATAGATATTATCGGTGTCTATTTTCCGGCGATACTGGGAGCGCTGACCGTCATACCGGTCTACTTTCTGGGCAAGGAACTATTCGGTCGCGGGGCGGGTGTGCTTGCCGCAGGCTTAATCGCCATCCTGCCCGGCGAATTCCTGGGACGGTCAATACTGGGTTTCACCGACCATCATGTTGCCGAGACACTGTTCACCAGTATTACCATCTTATTCCTGGTCCTCGCCATCAAGACGGCGAACCGGCGGCAATTAACCTTCCATCACCTTAAACGCCGGGACTGGTCAGTCAGTGCCAGACCGGTCACCTATAGCCTGCTGGCCGGCTTTTTCATGGGAATTTATATTTTTACGTTTCCGGGAGCCCTCCTCTTTGTTTTCTTAATCTTCCTCTATTTCGTCGTGCAGTTCATCATTGACCATCTCAAGAATAAGTCCACCGCCTATCTGTGCATAATCGGTGTTATTTTCTTCCTTCTTCCCCTGGTAACAGGGCGGCTGATTTTTGTTGACCAGTATTTCCGGTTCTCCCTGTTTATTGCGCTGCTCACTCCGCTTGTCCTGTACGGTATCTCCTGGTTGATGACCCGTAAAGCCATAAAGCCAATTTACTATCCGTTATCCCTGGTTGGGCTAGGACTTGCGGGTGTGGGTATCCTTTACCTGGCCAGTCCTTCCTTAATCGAAACCATGCTTAGCGCATTTTCTGTCTTCCGGCCGACGGGTGCTGCCCTGACCACTATTGAAAGACAGCCGATCTTCCGCCCCTGGCAGGACAACCCCCTGGTGCTGGTCTGGGGTAATTTCACCATCAGCTTTTTCTTCAGTATTATTGTCCTGGCATACTTCGTCGTCTTCCGTTTTAAGCAAATGAGCGCGGAAAAGAACCTGCTGATAGTATGGAGTCTGGTGATACTGGCGGCGACAATCGGGCAACGCCGCTTCGCCTATTACTTCGCCGTCAATGTGGCCCTGCTCAGTGGCTATTTGTCATGGCAAGCCCTCCGCCTGGCTGGTTTCCAGGACACAGGCGCCGTCATTAAGGAAGCGCCAAAACCATCGAGAAGAACCACCCGGCCAAAAGACCGGAGTTCACACGCTATCAACCTGGTAAATAAGACTTTAGCCGTCTTGATTGTCTTTATGATTGTCTATTTACCTAATCTGGTGCCGATTGTCCCCAACGTTACCACGGCGATTGATACCGCCAGACGGCCACAGTTCGCCCCCAGTGACGCCTGGGTCAGCGCCCTCGACTGGATGAGAGAAAATACCCCGGAGCCGTTCAATGACCCGGATGCCTATTACCGGCTTCACCGGAAACCATCACCGGGGGGAAGCTTTGAATATCCTGAATCTGCCTACGGCGTTAGCGCCTGGTGGGACTACGGCTACTGGATTACCCGTATTGCTCACCGCATACCCAACGCTAACCCCAGCCAGGACCGCATCCCGGTAACTAATATCGCCAGCTTCTTTACGGCTCAAGATGAAGATTCAGCCAGCAAACTGAGAGAAGAGTTAGACTCGTCATACGTGGTTATTGACCATGATACCGCTTATATCAATCCGCAGACAGGCAGCGGCAAATTCTATGCGGTGGCTACCTGGGCAGGGAAGAACCCCGCCGAGTTTTTTGATGTTTACCTGACGCCACGGGACAATGTACTGGCAGCGACTCTTTATTTCTATCCGGAGTACTACCGCTCTCTGGCCGTCCATTTATACAACTTTGACGGTAAGGAAGTAACGCCGGAAACGGTACCAGTCATCGCCTATGAGGAAAGGACAGACAGCACAGGCAGGGTTTTCAGAATAGTCACCGGCCAGGAACAATTCGATACCTACCAGGAGGCGGAAGAGTACGTCTCCAGCCGGGAATCAGGTAATTACCAGATTGTGGGGGCTAACCCGGTTATCAGCCCGGTACCCCTTGAAGCGCTGGATAATTACCGCCTGGTCCATAGCTCTGATATCCTGGTAGCGGTGCCGGGCGGGGCGACGCTACCGGAAGTAAAGGTCTTTGAGTATATCGGTACGGGCAGCAGGGTAGTTGACTAA
- a CDS encoding radical SAM protein, with protein sequence MLKVTLINPNHFTRYPQPPMGLALLAAVLEKTGHQVKILDTTVLKLDAEAVVPLVGAPDIVGLTATTPAINSAVGIGRYLKKAYPDLPIILGGPHATLLPKETLAATPEIDVLVTGEGEDTIIELLRAYEDKSPLDNIPGIALRRDGDVVINPPRAASSDLDSLPYLAYHLLPWQKYRPHPPHGRALPFAAVITSRGCPYHCSYCSKPIFGSRYRQQSPPRVVDEIAYHSEKYGIREFAIYDDVFTLDKKRSHAIADEIMKRGLKIAWTCETRVNLVDKELLRHIKQAGCYSIAYGIESGSPAILNILDKGIGLEQVEEAVRWSREAGLQTIGYFMVGSPQETPQTIRQTIQFAKKLKLDFAQFAITIPFPGTRLYDLYRDSGKTESLPWESFIYAESGSRAAPVFESPLLSRDDIQGWARRAYREFYLRPSYLWQRLRHIVSIGDLKLNIKGLSMLLENIKPAQKGR encoded by the coding sequence ATGCTCAAAGTAACCTTAATAAATCCGAACCACTTCACCAGGTATCCGCAACCCCCGATGGGGCTGGCTTTGCTCGCGGCTGTCCTGGAAAAGACCGGACACCAGGTAAAGATACTTGATACCACCGTTCTAAAGCTTGATGCTGAGGCTGTTGTGCCTCTGGTGGGCGCTCCTGATATTGTTGGCCTGACCGCGACAACTCCGGCGATAAATTCGGCCGTAGGCATCGGCCGGTACCTGAAAAAGGCTTACCCAGACTTGCCGATAATCCTCGGGGGGCCTCATGCCACACTTCTCCCGAAGGAAACGCTGGCAGCGACTCCTGAAATTGACGTATTGGTCACAGGTGAGGGCGAAGACACCATTATCGAGCTGTTGCGGGCTTATGAAGATAAATCTCCCCTGGACAATATCCCGGGTATCGCCTTGAGGCGAGATGGGGATGTAGTAATCAATCCGCCAAGAGCGGCAAGCAGTGACCTGGACTCTCTGCCCTACCTTGCCTACCACCTGCTTCCCTGGCAGAAATACCGGCCGCACCCGCCTCACGGCCGGGCGCTTCCCTTCGCGGCTGTCATCACCAGCCGGGGGTGTCCCTATCATTGCAGCTATTGTTCGAAGCCTATTTTCGGCAGCCGGTATCGGCAGCAAAGCCCACCCCGGGTGGTTGATGAGATTGCGTATCACTCTGAAAAGTACGGCATCAGGGAGTTCGCTATCTATGACGATGTCTTTACGCTGGACAAGAAACGCTCCCACGCTATCGCCGATGAAATAATGAAACGCGGGCTGAAAATAGCCTGGACGTGCGAGACCAGGGTCAACCTTGTAGACAAAGAATTGTTGCGCCATATCAAGCAGGCAGGGTGTTATTCAATCGCTTACGGCATAGAGTCAGGCTCGCCGGCAATACTGAATATCCTGGATAAAGGCATTGGACTGGAGCAAGTTGAGGAAGCGGTGCGCTGGAGCCGGGAGGCCGGACTGCAAACAATAGGTTACTTTATGGTCGGCTCACCGCAGGAAACTCCGCAAACTATCAGGCAGACAATCCAGTTCGCCAAAAAACTGAAACTGGACTTCGCCCAGTTTGCCATTACTATTCCCTTCCCGGGGACACGGCTTTATGACCTCTACCGGGACTCCGGGAAGACGGAGAGCCTGCCCTGGGAAAGCTTTATTTATGCCGAATCAGGTAGCAGAGCGGCTCCGGTATTTGAAAGCCCTTTGCTCAGCCGGGATGACATCCAGGGCTGGGCAAGACGGGCTTACCGTGAGTTCTATCTCCGCCCATCTTATCTCTGGCAGCGTCTCCGGCATATTGTCTCTATCGGAGATTTAAAACTCAACATTAAGGGACTGTCCATGCTCCTGGAAAATATCAAGCCCGCACAAAAGGGTCGGTAA
- a CDS encoding glycosyltransferase family 2 protein → MESSCHSSQENKPKIIAVMPAFNEAKYIGTIALEARQYVDEVIIVDDGSTDQTAHVARLAGATVIRHQENMGYGASIQDLLAEAKRRDFDVLVLLDADSQHNPNEIPGLIRPITAEGFDFVIGSREQERANIPAYRHIGQRAIAYFSRILSGEKLYDSESGFRAFSRKAITLLELKENGMAISAETIAKAAQSGLKITERPISIRYTADGSTLNPLVHGIEVLGRIIAMISERRPLFFFGLGGSIGIALGFLTGIRVVSMTSTSGVMPVGTALLAILLIIVGTLSVFTGIILNVLVKR, encoded by the coding sequence ATGGAAAGTTCGTGCCACTCGTCTCAGGAAAACAAACCTAAGATTATTGCGGTGATGCCAGCTTTTAACGAGGCTAAGTACATCGGGACTATTGCCCTGGAGGCAAGACAATATGTGGATGAAGTCATCATCGTTGATGACGGCAGTACAGACCAGACGGCGCATGTGGCCAGGCTGGCTGGAGCCACCGTGATCCGGCACCAGGAAAATATGGGTTACGGCGCCAGTATTCAGGACCTCCTGGCGGAAGCGAAAAGGAGAGATTTTGATGTTCTGGTCCTGCTTGATGCTGACTCCCAGCACAATCCCAATGAAATCCCCGGACTTATCAGGCCCATTACCGCTGAAGGCTTTGACTTTGTTATCGGTTCAAGGGAGCAGGAAAGGGCTAACATCCCTGCCTACCGTCACATCGGGCAGAGAGCCATTGCCTACTTCTCCCGGATATTATCCGGAGAAAAACTCTATGATTCTGAGTCCGGGTTCAGGGCTTTTTCTCGTAAGGCGATAACCTTGCTGGAGCTTAAGGAGAACGGAATGGCGATATCAGCCGAGACAATAGCTAAAGCGGCTCAGAGCGGACTTAAAATCACCGAGAGACCAATCTCGATTAGATATACTGCGGATGGGTCAACGCTGAACCCGCTGGTGCACGGCATCGAGGTTTTGGGACGAATCATCGCCATGATTTCCGAGAGAAGGCCTCTCTTCTTCTTCGGATTGGGGGGTTCCATTGGGATTGCGCTGGGATTCCTGACTGGAATCAGGGTAGTCAGTATGACTTCAACCAGTGGAGTGATGCCGGTAGGTACCGCCTTGTTGGCCATCTTGCTGATTATTGTCGGCACGTTGAGTGTTTTTACCGGCATAATACTGAATGTGCTGGTGAAACGGTAG